One window of Thioclava sp. GXIMD4216 genomic DNA carries:
- the cysW gene encoding sulfate ABC transporter permease subunit CysW: protein MARRFLIAVAMLFLAAMVGLPVAAIFYRAFAEGWGRYVAAILDPETLAAIRLTVVAALIVLPLNIVFGVASAWAIARYRFPGRRILLVLIEMPFAVSPIVAGLCFLLIYGAYGPVGALLEPLGVQLMFNLTGIVLVSLFVTSPFVMREILPVLMVTGEDEEKAALTLGANGWQIFRFVVLPNISWGLAYGTVLTMARAMGEFGAVSVVSGAIRGETMTLPLQIELLYNDYNATGAFAAATVLTGLALVTLALRGLLERFGPRRAHS from the coding sequence GTGGCACGTCGTTTTCTGATCGCCGTGGCGATGCTGTTTCTGGCCGCGATGGTGGGCCTGCCGGTGGCCGCCATCTTCTACCGCGCCTTTGCCGAGGGCTGGGGCCGGTATGTGGCCGCGATCCTCGACCCCGAGACGCTGGCCGCGATCCGGCTGACGGTGGTGGCCGCGCTGATCGTGCTGCCGCTCAATATCGTCTTCGGGGTGGCCAGCGCATGGGCCATCGCGCGCTACCGTTTTCCGGGGCGGCGCATCCTGCTGGTGCTGATCGAGATGCCCTTTGCCGTCTCGCCGATCGTGGCGGGGCTGTGCTTTCTGTTGATCTATGGCGCCTATGGTCCGGTGGGCGCGCTGCTGGAGCCCTTGGGGGTGCAGCTGATGTTCAACCTCACCGGCATCGTGCTGGTGTCGCTTTTCGTGACCTCGCCTTTCGTGATGCGCGAGATCCTTCCGGTGCTGATGGTGACGGGCGAGGACGAGGAAAAGGCCGCGCTGACGCTGGGCGCGAATGGCTGGCAGATCTTCCGCTTCGTCGTGCTGCCCAATATCTCGTGGGGGCTGGCCTATGGCACCGTGCTGACAATGGCGCGGGCGATGGGGGAATTCGGCGCGGTCAGCGTGGTCTCGGGGGCGATCCGTGGTGAGACGATGACCCTGCCGCTGCAGATCGAGCTTCTCTATAACGACTATAACGCGACCGGCGCGTTTGCGGCGGCGACGGTGCTGACGGGGCTGGCGCTGGTGACGCTGGCGCTGCGCGGCCTGCTGGAACGTTTCGGCCCGAGGAGGGCACATTCATGA
- a CDS encoding VOC family protein has product MAKFVHSMIRVTDEARAVAFYSTAFGLAVADRLEFDDFTLVYLSNADSDFELELTINKGRRAPYDLGDGYGHAAFVVEDLEAEHARLTAEGFAPRQIVDFKNGTGRVARFFFVADPDGYQIEVIGKGGRFR; this is encoded by the coding sequence ATGGCGAAATTCGTCCATAGTATGATCCGCGTGACGGACGAGGCGCGCGCGGTGGCGTTTTACAGCACGGCCTTCGGGCTGGCGGTGGCGGACCGGCTGGAATTTGACGATTTCACGCTGGTCTATCTGTCCAATGCGGACAGCGACTTCGAGCTGGAGCTGACCATCAACAAGGGGCGCCGCGCGCCTTATGATCTGGGCGATGGCTATGGTCATGCGGCTTTCGTGGTGGAGGATCTCGAGGCCGAACATGCCCGTCTGACAGCCGAGGGGTTCGCGCCCCGCCAGATCGTCGATTTCAAGAACGGGACCGGGCGGGTTGCGCGCTTCTTCTTTGTCGCGGACCCTGACGGCTACCAGATCGAGGTGATCGGGAAAGGAGGCCGCTTCAGATAG
- a CDS encoding GMC family oxidoreductase has protein sequence MTQPKLKEIALDEEAVVIIGSGAGGGTLAYELTRQGIACVVLEAGPHLRPEDWINNEWEAFNQMAWLDPRTTSGSWRVARDFPNLPAWIVKAVGGTTTHWSGATPRFKAHEFRAASTYGAVEGASLLDWPITLEEMEPYYDRAEKAMGSTHRHGRPALPANNNYKVFANGAERVGYRMYATGPYATNAEPYDGRPASVQDGFNFQGDKNGSKWSTLVREIPRALETGLLDLRPDSTAIRITHGKDGRADAVIYIDGAGHLQRQAARVVCVAGNSIESARLLLLSDSPRFPTGLANGSDQVGRNYMRHLTGSVYARFDKPVRMYRGETMAGIIADESRFDPARGFVGGYYMETIALGPSFLAAFVEPGAWGPEFAKIMEAYANTAGMWIVGEDMPQASNRVTLSGTVRDQWDLPVANVHFDDHPNDVAMRDYAYAHAEKLYEAVGSTGTHRTPPYPSTHNLGTLRMSARPEEGVVDRNGRAHEVANLFVSDGSQMTTGAAANPTLTIVALAMRQADYLAGALKRGNL, from the coding sequence ATGACACAGCCGAAGCTGAAAGAGATCGCACTGGATGAAGAGGCCGTGGTCATCATCGGCTCGGGCGCGGGCGGCGGCACGCTGGCCTATGAGCTGACCCGTCAGGGGATCGCATGCGTGGTCCTTGAGGCGGGACCCCATCTCAGGCCCGAGGACTGGATCAACAATGAATGGGAAGCCTTCAACCAGATGGCGTGGCTGGACCCGCGCACCACATCGGGCTCGTGGCGGGTGGCGCGCGATTTCCCCAATCTGCCTGCATGGATCGTGAAGGCCGTGGGCGGCACCACCACCCATTGGTCGGGCGCGACCCCGCGCTTCAAGGCGCATGAGTTCAGGGCCGCCTCGACCTATGGCGCGGTCGAGGGGGCTTCGCTGCTGGACTGGCCGATCACGCTTGAGGAGATGGAGCCCTATTACGACCGCGCCGAGAAGGCGATGGGCAGCACCCACCGGCACGGGCGTCCCGCGCTTCCGGCCAATAACAATTACAAGGTCTTCGCCAACGGGGCCGAGCGTGTGGGCTACAGAATGTATGCCACCGGCCCCTATGCCACCAATGCCGAACCCTATGACGGGCGTCCGGCCTCGGTGCAGGACGGGTTCAACTTTCAGGGCGACAAGAACGGCTCCAAATGGTCCACCCTTGTGCGCGAGATCCCCCGCGCGCTGGAGACCGGCCTTCTGGATCTGCGCCCCGACAGCACCGCCATCCGCATCACCCACGGCAAGGACGGGCGGGCGGATGCGGTGATCTATATCGATGGCGCGGGCCATCTGCAGCGGCAGGCGGCGCGGGTGGTCTGTGTTGCGGGCAATTCCATCGAATCCGCGCGGCTGCTTCTGCTGTCGGACAGTCCGCGCTTTCCGACGGGGCTGGCCAATGGATCGGATCAGGTGGGGCGCAACTATATGCGCCACCTCACCGGCTCGGTCTATGCGCGCTTCGACAAGCCCGTGCGGATGTATCGCGGCGAGACGATGGCGGGGATCATTGCCGACGAGAGCCGCTTTGACCCCGCGCGCGGCTTTGTCGGCGGCTATTATATGGAGACCATCGCGCTGGGGCCGTCTTTCCTTGCGGCCTTTGTCGAGCCGGGGGCCTGGGGGCCGGAATTTGCCAAGATCATGGAGGCCTATGCCAATACGGCGGGCATGTGGATCGTGGGCGAGGACATGCCGCAGGCCAGCAACCGCGTGACGCTTTCGGGCACGGTGCGCGACCAGTGGGATCTGCCGGTGGCCAATGTGCATTTCGACGACCATCCCAATGATGTCGCCATGCGCGACTATGCCTATGCCCATGCCGAAAAGCTCTATGAGGCGGTGGGCAGCACCGGCACGCATCGCACGCCGCCTTACCCTTCGACGCATAACCTTGGCACCCTGCGCATGAGCGCACGGCCCGAGGAGGGCGTGGTGGACCGCAATGGCCGCGCGCATGAGGTCGCCAATCTCTTTGTCTCGGACGGGTCGCAGATGACCACGGGGGCGGCGGCGAACCCGACGCTGACCATTGTCGCGCTGGCCATGCGTCAGGCGGATTATCTGGCGGGCGCGCTGAAACGCGGCAACCTGTAA
- a CDS encoding NAD(P)H-binding protein, producing the protein MKLLVLGASGMVGQCYLNEALARGHQVTACARNPAALAPLPPQVAAAALDVLAAPEPLAALVAAHDATLSALRPAEGSEAALVPMTRTVLQAAQAADRRAYITGGAASLLLADDSGHTVLSAPDFLPEAVRPIATACAAQDRLLDTYPQADWICLRPAALLLEAARTGRYALGRDRLVTGSDGRSAISYADFAVAMLDLVELAPRPRQKLTVGW; encoded by the coding sequence ATGAAACTACTCGTGCTTGGTGCCAGCGGAATGGTCGGGCAATGCTATCTGAACGAGGCGCTTGCGCGCGGGCATCAGGTGACCGCCTGCGCCCGCAATCCGGCGGCGCTGGCCCCTTTGCCGCCGCAGGTCGCAGCCGCAGCCCTTGATGTGCTGGCCGCGCCAGAGCCTCTGGCCGCGCTGGTGGCCGCGCATGATGCGACCCTCTCCGCCCTGCGCCCCGCCGAAGGCTCGGAAGCGGCGCTGGTGCCGATGACACGCACCGTTCTGCAGGCCGCGCAGGCGGCGGACCGGCGCGCCTATATCACCGGCGGGGCGGCGTCGCTTCTGCTGGCCGATGACAGCGGGCATACCGTGCTGAGCGCCCCGGATTTCCTGCCCGAGGCGGTGCGCCCGATCGCCACGGCCTGCGCGGCGCAGGACAGGCTGCTGGACACATATCCGCAGGCCGACTGGATCTGCCTGCGTCCGGCAGCCCTGCTGCTGGAGGCGGCGCGGACGGGCCGCTATGCCTTGGGCCGCGACCGGCTTGTGACCGGAAGCGACGGGCGGTCCGCGATTTCCTATGCGGATTTCGCCGTGGCGATGCTGGATCTGGTCGAACTGGCCCCCCGCCCGCGCCAGAAACTGACGGTCGGCTGGTAA
- a CDS encoding ribbon-helix-helix domain-containing protein — protein MCKLFVGARSDLWESQTRSIRMEGMVTSVRLEKAFWMVLEEIAERDSMNVPQLLHQLYNESLDEGHDIGNFTSFLRVCCLRYIDLRLHGLVQQTIEGSTLPVEEVLDREGEIHARRMARSLDRGLDRGLARRGGADRAH, from the coding sequence ATGTGCAAGCTTTTCGTCGGAGCCAGATCCGATCTGTGGGAAAGCCAGACGCGGTCGATCCGCATGGAGGGCATGGTGACCTCGGTCCGGCTGGAAAAGGCGTTCTGGATGGTGCTGGAGGAAATCGCCGAACGTGACAGCATGAATGTGCCGCAGCTTCTGCATCAGCTTTATAATGAAAGCCTTGATGAGGGTCATGATATCGGCAATTTCACCTCGTTTTTGCGGGTCTGCTGCCTGCGCTATATCGACCTGCGATTACACGGGCTGGTCCAGCAGACGATCGAAGGCTCGACCCTGCCGGTCGAGGAGGTGCTTGACCGCGAGGGCGAGATCCATGCCCGCCGTATGGCCCGCAGTCTGGATCGGGGGCTGGATCGGGGGCTGGCCCGCCGTGGCGGGGCCGACCGCGCGCATTGA
- a CDS encoding LysR family transcriptional regulator, which produces MLARRNLPDMKMLQTFESAARHGNFTRAAEELSLTQSAVSRQIRELETQIGFDLFERMPGKVAATPEGQRFLHAVERLLKMAESTMRHAQSIPPGRRMLAINALPTFAERWLLPRLGTYLAAHPDTTVDVTTRRDIFDFAATQCDLAIHYGQPLWPGAVCTYLCSEIVLPVAGGALRQNRPVCVADLVAAPKLHLNDRPTLWADWFATAGLTPPTVREGHWFDQFSLTIEAAKAGLGYALLPRYLVEAELATGALQVVLDLPHSTEQAYYIVTPEGRGAAVEAFRSWLLTQVSFRPLAR; this is translated from the coding sequence ATGCTCGCGCGTCGCAACCTGCCCGATATGAAGATGCTGCAAACCTTCGAAAGTGCGGCACGGCATGGCAATTTCACCCGCGCCGCCGAGGAACTGTCGCTGACCCAAAGCGCGGTCAGCCGCCAGATCCGCGAGCTGGAGACGCAGATCGGCTTCGACCTGTTCGAGCGCATGCCCGGCAAGGTGGCCGCCACCCCCGAGGGCCAGCGCTTCCTGCACGCGGTCGAGCGGCTGCTGAAAATGGCCGAAAGCACGATGCGCCATGCGCAGTCGATCCCGCCGGGCCGCCGCATGCTGGCCATCAACGCCCTACCCACCTTTGCCGAGCGCTGGTTGCTGCCACGGCTTGGCACCTATCTTGCCGCCCATCCCGACACCACCGTCGATGTCACCACGCGGCGCGATATTTTCGATTTCGCCGCCACCCAATGCGATCTGGCGATCCATTACGGCCAGCCGCTCTGGCCCGGGGCGGTCTGCACCTATCTGTGCAGCGAGATCGTGCTGCCGGTGGCGGGGGGCGCGCTGCGCCAGAACCGCCCCGTTTGCGTGGCCGATCTGGTCGCAGCCCCCAAGCTGCATCTGAACGACCGCCCGACGCTCTGGGCGGACTGGTTCGCCACCGCCGGCCTGACCCCGCCCACGGTCAGGGAGGGGCATTGGTTCGACCAGTTCTCGCTGACCATCGAGGCCGCCAAAGCCGGTCTGGGCTATGCGCTTTTGCCGCGCTATCTGGTAGAGGCCGAGCTGGCGACAGGCGCGTTGCAGGTGGTGCTGGATCTGCCGCATTCGACCGAACAGGCCTATTACATCGTCACACCGGAAGGGCGCGGCGCGGCGGTCGAGGCGTTCCGGTCGTGGTTGCTGACGCAGGTCAGCTTCCGCCCGCTCGCCCGCTAG
- a CDS encoding nitronate monooxygenase: MERTEALARLGISHPVLQAPMAGVSTPALAAAVSNAGGLGALGLGACDVQEARAMIHALRARTQAPFNVNFFAHRPPVPDPAREAAWCDALRPYFAQFGAAPPVRLRRLYRSFAEDPQMLAMVLEEKPAVVSLHFGLPPAPVIAALRAAGIVLLASATSLAEARQIAAAGIDMIVAQGIEAGGHRGVFAPERADEGLGTLALTRLCVRHCDVPVIAAGGIMDGAGIGAALRLGAVAAQLGTAFIGCPESAADPAYRAALEAVREGGAVCEPPACETGTAHTVLTDLISGRPARVLANRFSDLARPLAGQRPAAYPLAYDAGKALHAAASARGVSGFGAYWAGQGAPLARALPAATLVARLLQELRAAPA; this comes from the coding sequence ATGGAACGGACCGAGGCTCTGGCGCGGCTGGGGATTTCCCATCCTGTGCTGCAGGCGCCGATGGCGGGGGTGTCCACGCCCGCGCTGGCGGCGGCGGTGTCGAATGCGGGCGGGCTTGGCGCGCTCGGGCTGGGGGCTTGCGATGTGCAGGAGGCGCGGGCGATGATCCATGCGCTGCGGGCGCGCACGCAGGCGCCGTTCAACGTCAATTTCTTCGCCCATCGCCCGCCTGTGCCCGATCCGGCGCGCGAGGCCGCATGGTGTGACGCGCTGCGCCCCTATTTCGCGCAATTCGGGGCGGCCCCGCCGGTCCGCCTGCGCAGGCTGTATCGCAGCTTTGCCGAGGATCCGCAGATGCTGGCGATGGTGCTGGAGGAAAAGCCTGCGGTGGTCAGCCTGCATTTCGGCCTGCCGCCCGCCCCCGTGATCGCGGCGCTGAGGGCGGCGGGGATCGTGCTGCTGGCCAGCGCGACCAGTCTTGCCGAGGCCCGACAGATCGCGGCGGCGGGCATCGATATGATTGTCGCGCAGGGGATCGAGGCGGGCGGGCATCGCGGGGTGTTCGCCCCCGAGCGCGCGGATGAGGGGCTTGGCACATTGGCGCTGACCCGCCTGTGCGTGCGCCATTGCGATGTGCCGGTGATTGCGGCAGGCGGCATTATGGACGGGGCGGGGATCGGGGCGGCGCTGCGCCTTGGCGCGGTGGCCGCACAGCTTGGCACGGCCTTTATCGGCTGTCCGGAATCGGCGGCGGACCCCGCCTATCGGGCGGCGCTTGAGGCCGTCAGAGAAGGGGGGGCCGTCTGCGAGCCCCCCGCCTGCGAGACCGGAACCGCCCATACCGTGCTGACGGACCTGATTTCGGGGCGACCGGCGCGGGTGCTGGCCAACCGCTTTTCAGATCTGGCGCGGCCCTTGGCGGGGCAGCGGCCTGCGGCCTATCCGCTGGCCTATGATGCGGGCAAGGCCCTGCATGCTGCGGCCAGCGCCCGCGGGGTCTCGGGGTTCGGGGCCTATTGGGCGGGGCAGGGCGCGCCCCTTGCCCGTGCGCTGCCCGCCGCCACCCTTGTGGCCAGACTGTTGCAGGAATTGCGCGCGGCCCCCGCCTGA
- the cysP gene encoding thiosulfate ABC transporter substrate-binding protein CysP, protein MILPKVFGARSLRAVPRGLAALTLVLCGFVSPAAAQDREILNVSYDIARELYAALDPVFIKQWQDTHGESLEVKQSHAGSSKQARAILQGLKADLVTFNQVTDVQVLADRGFVDKDWQQALPNNASPYYSLPAFLVRGGNPKGIKDWDDLVRDDVKIVFPNPKTSGNGRYTYLAAYAYALDKFNGDDAAAQDFVRKMLKNVVVFDTGGRGATTSFVERGLGDVLITFEAEVENIRAAEAPGAYERVVPKVSLLAEFPVALVRKVAEEKGTTDVSEAYLNFLYSPEAQRIIASFNNRVHDPEVVRETADKFPEVRLIKVEDVFGSWDEAQKTQFGDGGTLDRLMRR, encoded by the coding sequence ATGATCCTGCCGAAAGTCTTTGGCGCGCGTTCCCTGCGCGCTGTTCCGCGTGGCCTTGCGGCCCTGACGCTTGTGCTTTGCGGCTTTGTCAGCCCCGCCGCGGCGCAAGACCGCGAAATTCTCAATGTCTCCTATGATATCGCGCGCGAACTCTATGCCGCGCTCGATCCCGTGTTCATCAAGCAATGGCAGGACACGCATGGCGAAAGCCTCGAGGTCAAGCAAAGCCATGCCGGTTCCTCCAAACAGGCCCGCGCCATCTTGCAGGGCCTGAAGGCCGATCTGGTGACCTTCAATCAGGTGACCGATGTGCAGGTGCTGGCCGATCGGGGCTTTGTCGACAAGGACTGGCAGCAGGCCCTGCCCAATAACGCCTCGCCTTATTACTCGCTGCCCGCCTTTCTGGTGCGCGGGGGCAATCCCAAGGGCATCAAGGACTGGGATGATCTGGTGCGCGACGATGTGAAGATCGTCTTCCCCAATCCCAAAACCTCCGGAAACGGGCGCTATACCTATCTGGCCGCCTATGCCTATGCGCTGGACAAATTCAACGGTGATGATGCGGCGGCGCAGGATTTCGTGCGCAAGATGCTGAAAAACGTCGTGGTTTTCGATACCGGCGGGCGCGGGGCCACCACCAGCTTTGTCGAGCGCGGTCTGGGCGATGTGCTGATCACCTTCGAGGCGGAGGTCGAGAATATCCGCGCCGCCGAAGCCCCCGGTGCCTATGAGCGCGTGGTGCCGAAAGTGTCGCTGCTGGCAGAATTCCCCGTGGCGCTGGTGCGCAAGGTGGCCGAGGAAAAAGGCACCACCGATGTGTCCGAGGCCTATCTGAACTTCCTCTATTCGCCCGAGGCCCAGCGGATCATCGCCTCGTTCAACAACCGCGTCCACGACCCTGAGGTGGTTCGGGAAACGGCGGATAAATTCCCCGAGGTGCGGCTGATCAAGGTCGAGGATGTCTTCGGTAGCTGGGACGAGGCCCAGAAGACCCAGTTCGGGGATGGCGGCACGCTTGACAGGCTGATGCGCCGCTGA
- a CDS encoding SDR family oxidoreductase, with product MPKTTSRSILVTGAARGIGRAIALRLAEDGHDVVINDIPANRAAAEAVASEIRSLGRRSGTAIADVSDPEEVRAMVAETVATLGRLDGLVANAGIAHIQGLLDLDIADWDKVMNVNLRGVFLCYQAAARQMVAQGGGGKIIGAASIVAYRPFALLGPYSASKWGVRGLTQAAAMEWAKYGITVNAYCPGIVGTNMWDLIDEKLGAEEGLAKGEALRKYAGSIMLGRVSEPEDVAKYVSYLASDDSDYMTGQSVMIDGGIQFS from the coding sequence ATGCCCAAAACCACATCACGTTCGATACTCGTCACCGGTGCCGCCCGCGGGATCGGCCGCGCCATCGCGCTGCGTCTGGCGGAAGACGGCCATGATGTCGTGATCAACGATATTCCCGCCAATAGGGCGGCGGCCGAGGCCGTGGCCTCCGAGATCCGCAGCCTTGGCCGCAGATCCGGCACCGCGATTGCCGATGTTTCGGACCCCGAAGAGGTGCGCGCGATGGTGGCCGAGACGGTGGCCACGCTCGGGCGGCTGGACGGGCTGGTCGCCAATGCCGGTATCGCGCATATCCAGGGGTTACTGGACCTTGATATCGCGGATTGGGACAAGGTGATGAATGTCAATCTGCGCGGCGTTTTCCTGTGCTATCAGGCGGCGGCACGGCAGATGGTCGCGCAGGGCGGCGGTGGCAAGATCATCGGCGCGGCCTCGATTGTGGCCTATCGGCCCTTCGCGCTTCTGGGGCCGTATTCGGCCTCCAAATGGGGGGTGCGCGGGCTGACGCAGGCCGCTGCGATGGAATGGGCCAAATATGGCATCACCGTGAACGCCTATTGTCCGGGGATCGTCGGCACCAATATGTGGGATCTGATCGACGAGAAACTGGGCGCCGAGGAGGGGCTGGCCAAGGGCGAGGCGCTGCGCAAATATGCCGGTTCGATCATGCTGGGCCGCGTGTCCGAGCCGGAAGATGTGGCCAAATACGTCTCGTATCTGGCCTCGGATGATTCCGATTACATGACCGGCCAATCGGTGATGATCGACGGCGGCATCCAGTTTTCGTGA
- the cysT gene encoding sulfate ABC transporter permease subunit CysT, with translation MLRARSAPRSRSAPHILPGFSLSLGVSVLFLCLIVLLPVSGLLWNLGKLGPADYLQVMGSERVLTALRVTFTAAAAATAVNAVFGLLLAWVLTRYRFRGRGVMDALVDLPFALPTAVAGIALVALYDKSGWVGGVLDRMGLQVAYTWWGIVIAMIFTSIPFAVRAIQPAIEELDPAEDAAALTLGASPWQRFRLVALRPLLPAILTGTGLSFVRSLGEFGAVIFIAGNLPYKTEIASLLILIRLDEFDYPAAAAIAGTLLAVSLVLLAVINIAQTRLQSYLRVEG, from the coding sequence ATGCTGCGCGCCCGTTCTGCCCCCCGAAGCCGGTCTGCCCCCCATATCCTGCCCGGATTCTCGCTTTCGCTGGGGGTCTCGGTGCTGTTTCTGTGCCTGATCGTGCTGCTGCCGGTCAGCGGGCTGTTGTGGAATCTCGGCAAGCTCGGCCCTGCCGATTATCTGCAGGTCATGGGCTCGGAGCGTGTGCTGACCGCGCTGCGGGTGACCTTTACGGCCGCCGCCGCCGCGACGGCGGTCAATGCGGTCTTCGGGCTGCTTCTGGCATGGGTGCTGACGCGCTACCGTTTCCGGGGCAGGGGGGTGATGGATGCGCTGGTCGATCTGCCCTTCGCGCTGCCCACGGCGGTGGCGGGCATCGCGCTGGTGGCGCTTTATGACAAATCCGGCTGGGTAGGCGGGGTGCTCGACAGGATGGGCCTGCAGGTGGCCTATACGTGGTGGGGCATCGTGATTGCGATGATCTTCACCTCGATCCCCTTTGCCGTGCGCGCCATCCAGCCCGCCATCGAAGAGCTGGACCCCGCCGAGGACGCCGCCGCCCTGACGCTGGGCGCAAGCCCGTGGCAGCGGTTCCGGCTGGTGGCGCTGCGCCCGCTTCTGCCCGCGATCCTGACCGGCACGGGGCTGTCTTTCGTGCGTTCGCTGGGGGAGTTCGGCGCGGTGATCTTTATCGCCGGAAACCTGCCCTACAAGACCGAGATCGCCTCGCTGCTGATCCTGATCCGGCTTGACGAGTTCGATTATCCGGCAGCGGCGGCGATTGCGGGCACGCTGCTGGCGGTGTCGCTGGTGCTGCTGGCGGTGATCAATATCGCCCAGACCCGTCTGCAATCCTATCTGCGCGTGGAGGGCTGA
- a CDS encoding LysR family transcriptional regulator codes for MDLAALDIFRTTAAEQSVTRAATRLGRAPSNISTRIQQLESDLGVALFDRDGKRMGLTEQGRLFLTYAEQILGLAQEARQQLHPDSPSGRLRLGAMEAALASRLAAPLAAFASAWPDVALEISAAPSAPLLAALRANRVDCALVAAPPEGWGPMQDLDLCPLYREDLRLLLPPHHPPVQSAQDLRLDRLAAFAQGCSYRRYGEDWLHQAGRRAQVQEVGSYHLMYACTVAGSCLSVMPQSVAGLLGHLGPVNSLALGPVETCLASRKGYATAAFRAWRGQLLETARPASRPANPRPLP; via the coding sequence ATGGATCTGGCCGCGCTCGACATTTTCCGCACCACGGCTGCCGAACAGAGCGTGACGCGCGCCGCCACCCGTCTGGGGCGCGCGCCCTCCAATATCAGCACCCGCATCCAGCAGCTTGAAAGCGATCTGGGGGTGGCGCTTTTCGACCGCGACGGCAAGCGGATGGGCCTGACCGAGCAGGGGCGCCTCTTTCTGACCTATGCCGAGCAGATCCTCGGGCTTGCGCAGGAGGCCCGCCAGCAGCTGCATCCCGACAGCCCGAGCGGGCGGCTGCGGCTGGGGGCGATGGAGGCCGCGCTGGCCAGCCGTCTGGCCGCGCCGCTGGCGGCATTTGCCAGCGCGTGGCCGGACGTGGCGCTGGAAATCTCGGCCGCGCCAAGCGCGCCCCTGCTGGCGGCGCTGCGCGCGAACCGCGTGGATTGCGCGCTGGTGGCGGCCCCGCCCGAAGGCTGGGGGCCGATGCAGGATCTCGATCTCTGCCCGCTCTACCGCGAGGATCTGCGGCTGCTGCTGCCGCCCCATCACCCGCCGGTGCAAAGCGCGCAGGATCTGCGGCTTGACCGTCTGGCCGCCTTCGCGCAGGGCTGTAGCTATCGTCGCTATGGCGAGGACTGGCTGCACCAGGCAGGGCGCAGGGCACAGGTGCAGGAGGTGGGCTCGTATCACCTGATGTATGCCTGCACGGTCGCCGGAAGCTGCCTGTCGGTGATGCCGCAATCAGTGGCCGGTCTGCTGGGCCATCTGGGGCCGGTGAACAGCCTTGCGCTGGGGCCGGTCGAGACCTGTCTGGCCAGCCGCAAGGGCTATGCCACCGCCGCCTTCCGGGCGTGGCGCGGGCAGCTTCTGGAGACCGCCCGACCTGCAAGCCGACCCGCAAACCCGCGCCCTCTGCCCTGA
- a CDS encoding ATP-binding cassette domain-containing protein: MSFDIHDIRKSFGGTEVLRGVSLSLQKGEFIALLGPSGSGKTSLLNIVAGLAHADAGRLVMDGRDITRLPAGQRHFGMVFQSYALFRHMTVAENIGFGLRVMKNGPSRAEIAMRVRELLEMIELPDLGARYPAQLSGGQRQRVAMARALAPRPQLLLMDEPFSALDAEVRVALRDQVRALQRRAGVGAIMVTHDRAEADALADRIAIMDQGLITRIETPAPVVAPAVTPVVAPVVAP; encoded by the coding sequence ATGAGCTTCGACATTCACGATATCCGCAAATCCTTCGGCGGGACAGAGGTGCTCAGGGGCGTCTCCCTGAGCCTGCAGAAGGGCGAGTTTATCGCCCTGCTGGGCCCGTCCGGCTCGGGCAAGACCAGCCTTCTCAATATCGTGGCGGGGCTTGCGCATGCCGATGCGGGGCGACTGGTGATGGACGGGCGCGATATCACGCGGCTGCCTGCGGGCCAGCGCCATTTCGGCATGGTGTTCCAGAGCTATGCGCTGTTCCGCCATATGACGGTGGCGGAGAATATCGGCTTCGGGCTGCGGGTCATGAAGAACGGGCCGTCGCGCGCCGAGATCGCCATGCGGGTGCGCGAGTTGCTGGAGATGATCGAACTGCCCGATCTGGGCGCGCGCTATCCGGCCCAGCTGTCGGGCGGTCAGCGCCAGCGGGTGGCGATGGCGCGGGCGTTGGCCCCGCGTCCGCAGCTTCTGCTGATGGACGAGCCGTTCAGCGCGCTGGATGCCGAGGTGCGGGTGGCGCTGCGCGATCAGGTGCGCGCCTTGCAGCGCCGCGCCGGTGTGGGGGCGATCATGGTCACCCATGACCGCGCCGAGGCCGATGCGCTGGCGGACCGGATCGCGATCATGGATCAGGGGCTGATCACCCGGATCGAGACGCCCGCACCTGTTGTGGCGCCCGCCGTCACGCCCGTGGTCGCACCCGTCGTGGCACCCTGA